From a region of the Acidobacteriota bacterium genome:
- the ffh gene encoding signal recognition particle protein, whose product MFEALSDKLKKVLKDLRGQGRLTEAHIEAAMREIRIALLEADVNFKVVKSFVDRVKAKALGQEVMGSLSPAQQVVKVVYDETVEMLGGTSTQLLFTKRIPNVVMIVGLQGSGKTTTTGKLARLLSQSQKRRPLLVSVDVYRPAAREQLSIIGQAIGQPVFEAPEINDPLELCRKAVRECELVGYDTLLIDTAGRLHIDEELMAELQQIKRETTPSEILFIADAMTGQDAVRSAQEFHERVGLTGVILTKMEGDTRGGAALSIKEVTGQPIKFIGVGERYDAIESFYPDRIAQRILGMGDVLSLIEKVQSEVDQEKALELQQKLARDKFSLEDFRDQLRQMKRLGSLDKLLDMLPSNLLGGMRVTPEQTAEMEHKLKITDAIISSMTPEERRDHTLLNGSRRKRIARGSGTAVQEVNQMINEYTEMRKMMRMMTSGGLGGMMGGLMGSGVPGFGSGGRRKATKRRKKKKKH is encoded by the coding sequence ATGTTCGAAGCACTTTCCGACAAGCTGAAAAAGGTCCTCAAGGACCTGCGCGGTCAAGGTCGATTGACCGAGGCACACATCGAAGCGGCGATGCGCGAGATTCGCATTGCGCTGCTCGAAGCCGATGTCAACTTCAAGGTTGTAAAGTCATTTGTCGACCGAGTGAAAGCGAAGGCCCTTGGTCAGGAAGTGATGGGCTCGCTTTCTCCTGCTCAGCAAGTAGTGAAGGTTGTATATGACGAGACGGTTGAGATGCTCGGCGGGACCTCGACGCAGTTGCTCTTTACCAAGCGTATTCCAAACGTAGTAATGATAGTTGGTCTTCAGGGTTCGGGGAAGACGACCACAACCGGCAAGCTCGCACGCTTGCTTTCTCAAAGCCAAAAGCGGCGCCCACTCTTAGTATCGGTAGACGTTTACCGTCCGGCGGCGCGGGAACAACTTTCGATAATCGGGCAAGCTATAGGGCAGCCGGTGTTCGAAGCGCCTGAGATAAACGACCCATTGGAGCTTTGCCGGAAGGCGGTGCGCGAGTGCGAGCTGGTGGGTTACGACACGCTGCTCATCGACACGGCGGGCCGGCTGCACATCGATGAAGAGCTGATGGCCGAGCTTCAGCAGATCAAGCGTGAGACTACCCCGTCGGAGATTCTGTTCATTGCCGATGCGATGACCGGACAGGACGCGGTGCGCTCTGCTCAGGAGTTTCACGAGCGCGTCGGACTCACCGGCGTAATCCTTACCAAGATGGAAGGTGACACTCGAGGCGGCGCGGCGCTTTCTATCAAAGAAGTAACCGGCCAGCCGATCAAGTTCATCGGCGTGGGCGAGCGCTACGATGCGATTGAATCCTTTTATCCGGACCGGATCGCCCAGCGCATTCTGGGAATGGGCGACGTGCTCTCGCTTATCGAAAAGGTGCAGTCGGAGGTCGATCAAGAGAAAGCGCTGGAGCTTCAGCAGAAGCTGGCGCGGGACAAGTTCTCGCTCGAGGATTTTCGTGATCAGCTCCGTCAGATGAAACGGCTCGGTTCGCTCGACAAGCTGTTGGATATGTTACCCTCAAATCTGCTCGGCGGGATGAGGGTGACCCCGGAGCAAACTGCCGAGATGGAGCACAAGCTGAAGATCACAGATGCCATCATAAGTTCGATGACTCCCGAAGAGCGGCGGGATCATACGCTGCTCAACGGATCGCGGCGGAAGCGCATCGCGCGCGGCAGCGGCACGGCAGTCCAGGAAGTAAATCAGATGATCAACGAGTACACCGAGATGCGGAAGATGATGCGAATGATGACCTCGGGTGGGCTCGGCGGAATGATGGGCGGGCTGATGGGAAGCGGAGTTCCCGGTTTCGGCTCGGGTGGCCGCCGCAAGGCAACCAAGAGGAGAAAGAAGAAAAAGAAACACTGA